TTGGGCGAAAGCACTACAAGATCGATCGTAAATAAGCCAAGAGGCGACACGATTGTCGCCATCCATCTCTCGACAAGACCTCGCATACAAGCCACCCCGACAGCGATGGCGGGGATCTTTATTGCCTACCCACTTGGGGGGAGGACGTTCCCTAAATAAATCCCTCAGATGGGGGAGGTGATTCCGAACCAGAACAGCGATGGTGTGTTTACGGGGCGAGAGCCTCACAATACACATAGGAATCAAATGAAATTCTTCAAAGCAATTGCTGCCACTGCTGCTGTTATTACTTGCTGTATTGGCAATCCAATTCCTGCAAAAGCTGGGATTGTGATTGATCTTCATCGAGGTGAAGTGACGGAAATAAATGATGGCAATCCTCACCTCTATTATGTGCAAGGATGTAGAACATCAACGAACCGCCGTCCTCTACAGGGTGCGGCTTATCCAACAATCGCAGGAGAACGGCCAGGGTTCAAGAGGACAAGAAGCTTGAGCCAATCTCTTCATCAACAGGCTGCACAAAATTTTCGAGAAGATGATAGAGACGGGCTTACGTATCGAAATAGCTACTGCTGAGTTCCTGTCGGGAAGCCTGATGTTATATGACTGAAAGCTATAAAAGATCCGTAAGGGAAAGGCAGGGCGGTTTGGATTGTGCTGATCAATCTCCTGACAGAATTCTTGCCCCGTCATCAGGTGGGGTTTTTACATGCCTGCACGGATGCATGCGATAACAGCTTGTGTTCTGTCTTTGACACCAAGTTTGCTGATAACCGTGCTCACATGACTTTTGATTGTTTCTGTGCTTACAAACATAGATTCCGCCATCTCCTTATTGCTCATACCTTGGCATAAGGCTTCCAACACCTCCTTCTCACGTGCTGATAGCTCATTAAGGATCTGGCTCTTTTTAAAGCCCGCCATTTCCCTGACTTCTTTTGGGTAGTAAGTGGACCCGTTAGCAATAGCATTTAGTGACTTGAATAGGTCCCCATCGACTCCTTTGCCAATTGAGCTGACGAATGCAATCCCGTCGATATGAGCATCAAGGGCATCCCTCACGACTTCTTGGTTCTCACGATGTAAGAAAAGCAGCACCCGAGTATTCGGACTTACTTCTTTGGCCTTGATGGCTAATGGGATTCCATACCCTTGCTCTAAGTGCTCTGTGGCATAGAGAAGATCGGGTTGTTTTTCCTTGCAGGCATCTAAGGCTTCGCGTTCCGTACTGAAGGCTCCAACCAGGGTATTGGTGATAGGTGGAACCATGCTGAATGCACCCAGGGTCAGCAGGTCTCCCATAGCGACAACTGCTGTCTTGCCTGCCCAGAGGTTCTGGCTTTCTTTGAGGACCCGTTGGATCGTCTCTGACTTTGGGTTGAATTCCACCTTTGGGGGAGGGGCGTGCCTCTGAGCTTCACCCATTTTGGTGAGGTAATTCGTTGTTGTCACGGCGATGGTGTACTTACGGGGCGTGAGCCTCACATCCCAAGTATTAAAAGCAGATGAAAAGGATTTTTATCGTCTTGACGGCCGGAGTTGTATTTACGGCTGGGGCATTGGCTGCCAGTTCCGCGCAAGCTGACGTATCTAGTAAATCTTTCGATAAGGAGGCAAGCTACGAACACCAGATGAGATATTCAGCTGATTTGAGCTTCGAGCGGCTCATGAGTAATGCCATGTATGGTGGCTTTAATGCTTATTAAATACTGGCTTCCCCAAGGCTAAGAAGATTTTGAAAGTTGCTCTGTTTGCATCTCAGGGGCGACCCCTGCACGCAAGGACTTGAACGTCTCAAGCGTTGCCATCAAAACTCCTGCAGCACTCACCCTGTTTTTGGTCTATTCAAAGTAGGAGCTGCAGCGAACAGTCCGACAAGCAATAGAAGCCGCTTCATGCCAGTACTTTGTCGCTGTTCAAAAGCTGGTCCCAGTCTTGCTTACGTAAGGCTCATGCTTGGCGTTTCCAGTCGTAATTAATTTGTTGCGACTGGAAGTTATGCCGTCAGGTTTTGACGCAATAGAACTTAAGACCGTCGTCACCAGTTGTCTGCCGAATCTTCCATTTCGTAAGGCAGTGATGCCGGGGTAGGAAGTAATTCTGTGACAAGGTCTGGCATGACAGGCATGTGACGACTTCCCGCCATATTTCCCTCGGGAACAACAGTGTTCCCAATTTCTGCGGTGGGAATAGCCTCGGGAACTTGCCTAACCGCAGTCTCTGACTGTGTTTCTTCTTTATTACTTCCTTCTATATAAAATCCCGTATAGGAGGTTTCCTTCTGCTGAATCAGTTTTGGTGCCAGAGCGTACGAACCACGGTGTGGCTTGGTTAATTGGCGTTCGCCAAACATGGACCCAAGAGTGTTGTCCACGGTCTTGGTTGGTTTGCCGTGCCGTGCAAAAACTGCATCGACCAGACTTTTGCGCGTCATAGAAGGTGTGCCATTTTGATGCGCTCGCCAAAGAACATCGATGATTGCCTCGCGGCAATTACCGACGACTTCTACTTCCGGCGCTAACTGCAAAACACCTGTTTCACGGTTCAGGTTGAAAGTGAGGCTGCGGCATGGATCAATAACTGCCGCTCGGTCTTTTTTGAATTTGGCTGTTACACCGATTTGCCTGCCGTCTGCGTCAAGTGCCTTACTAAATGACACCACCATGCTTGGGTCTTCCGCCCAGCTTTTTGCACCGCTCCATATTCCGTTTGTGCTGCCATCGTGATTTAACAAACCGATTGAGCATCTATTTGGCTGGCAAATGCCTTCCCGTAAGTAAGTAAGCATTGCTCTGCTGGATAAATTGTTTTCATGTGACCAACCGGCTGCACTGCTAACGCTCTTAACGCTGTCGATGAAAGTGGCGTCGATTTTGTTCATCCGAATGAATTGTTCCAATCGAATAACGCCTCTGATGTCGGCCCGCCAAGACTCATGCCCTTGATCAGATGCATTGACCCAGAACCAGACGCGTTGTTCTGGGTGTCCCAACTGCGGGAAGAAGTCGACGCTGGACTCATGAAGCCCCGGACCTTCAACCGCAGGGTGGCCGCCATCAGCTCTCTGTACCGATGGGCGTCTGATCCATCACGGTCGGCAGCGTCCGGTGTTCCGCGGAACCCGATCCCTGGCCGGTCTCAGCTCCACGCCGAGAAGTCGACCCGTGGCCTTTCTGATGAACAGATGGGTTTGCTGTTTGCAGCCATCACCAGAGCGGCTCACCTGGACCCCAATGCCCAACGTGACTACGCCCTCATCAAAGATGCGTACTTGCTCGGATGCAGGGTCTCGGAGATCGCGGTTATCCGTTGGAAAGACATCGAGGCACTCGATGACGGAGGCCAGATTCACCTTTTCGGCAAAGGATCCAGGAGACGCACTGTTCGCGTATCGCCAGCAACGCTTGGCCTCTTTCAAGGACTTGGCCGCGGCTCTGATGAAGAGTTCGTCTTCCCTAGTCCCAGGCGGGATGGGCATCTCACACGCCAAGCAATTGGAGATGTTTGCCGGAAGTGGGGACGCGCCGCAGGGTTCCACGTTCACCCACACCAACTGAGGCACAGCCATGCCACACACGCTGTGCAGAGGGGCGTGGACGTATTCACGCTTCAAGCCACGCTCGGTCACTCGTCAAGCGCGACTACTGGGCATTACGTGGCTGCAAATCCTCTGGACAGCAGTTCTCTGCGTCTTGGTTAGTGCATTTCGCTGATGTGTAATCCCGCTGCTATCTCTGCTGGCAAAAGCTCACTGAGGCTCTACGGATGGGATACGGAGGTGGAACAGCATTAGGAAGTCGCGCTGGAGATCAGGGGTTCAGGGAGATCGTTCCAAGATGCAAGCCAGGCCCGGACTTTGAAGCGTGTCGACGGGACCTCGTTATCGGAGGGACGGGGTTAGTGCTTTGGGTGGTCGCAACATTCGCAGTTACCGGAGTTGCCTGCTGGCTTGTCCTGTCAGGTAAATGGTCTTTGATGCTGATCAAGCTTGAGCAGAAGATTCGTTCGTTACGTCGCTAGTAACCCCTGCTCACACCAACGACGAGACCCTGCTGGTGATCCACTCAGCCCCACTCGCACAACATTCACCCGCGAGATGGATCGCCTCTGGGATGGAGCAGAACTGGGAATCAAGCCGCACTTTCAACGCAAACTGGATCGTCAAGAGATTCGATGCAGAGATGGGGTGAAGAGGAGATGTGAAGGGAGAGAGAAGGGCAACATGGATTGAATAGTGGCTTAGTGGGTGACTCGGAAACGCCTCTATAACCATAAATTCAATGAATGCAAGTTAATAGCACCTGGATTATCTCCGTCCCAGTGTGGCTTTTGCGCTCAATGCACCA
This genomic window from Synechococcus sp. MU1643 contains:
- a CDS encoding response regulator transcription factor, which gives rise to MEFNPKSETIQRVLKESQNLWAGKTAVVAMGDLLTLGAFSMVPPITNTLVGAFSTEREALDACKEKQPDLLYATEHLEQGYGIPLAIKAKEVSPNTRVLLFLHRENQEVVRDALDAHIDGIAFVSSIGKGVDGDLFKSLNAIANGSTYYPKEVREMAGFKKSQILNELSAREKEVLEALCQGMSNKEMAESMFVSTETIKSHVSTVISKLGVKDRTQAVIACIRAGM
- a CDS encoding tyrosine-type recombinase/integrase, with protein sequence MGLLFAAITRAAHLDPNAQRDYALIKDAYLLGCRVSEIAVIRWKDIEALDDGGQIHLFGKGSRRRTVRVSPATLGLFQGLGRGSDEEFVFPSPRRDGHLTRQAIGDVCRKWGRAAGFHVHPHQLRHSHATHAVQRGVDVFTLQATLGHSSSATTGHYVAANPLDSSSLRLG